The segment GTACTTGTGACAATCAAACTGTACCCTTCTGGGACAATCACATCACTTATCGCTCTCGCTATCGTAGAGAAAAAGGGATTCTGAATATCGCCCACAATCAATCCGATATTCTTCGTCTCACCGGTAACCATACTCTTGGCAATGTAGTTTGGCTTGTAGTTCAGCTTCTTCGCTGCCGCCAGGACCTTTTCTCTTGCCTTCTTGCTGACGTATCCGTATTTCCCGATCGCCCTCGCAACCGTTGCCCTCGAGAGGCCCGTCTCTTTCGCAATGTCGTCCAGCGTCGCTGCCATAACTCATCACCTGCTCAAAGATCAGCATACATAATCATTTATGATACCGCTATCATATGTAACAATCTATTCTATCTCATAATCTAATATTATGTCAAGTTTTTATATGCTTCGAATTAGCTCATAGATGGGTTTCAATTTTTTCGAGTTTTGTGTTATATAATTGATTCACGATAAATATGATACCGCTATCATATATTTCGATGAGTTTTGTGTGATTATCCCGTTCATTTCGATTACGGAGGTGCACCTTTGGAAAGGATTGACAGATTCTCTAAAAGGTTCGACAGCACGCTTCTGAAAGCGACCGCTACAATAAAAGAGTCCGAAATCTTTATAGACGATAGCGTATCTTGTGATTTCAGAGCGATTGTAGTCCCATGGTACTTGATGGACAGAGTGGTTAGAAAAGTCAAAGGTACGGATATCTCGGCGGCCTGTGGTTCGGGTTTTCCTTTCGGGTTCGAGACAACGGAGACCAAGGCATATATGATTAAGGAGTCGCTTAGGCTCGGTCCCGAAGTGAGAGATGTCGACATAACGGCCAATATTTCCGCTATGAAATCCGGAGACTGGGATTACTTCGAAAGGGAGATCTCTTATCTTTCCGGTCTCCTGAAGGATGTCACCTGCAAAGTAATTATCGAAGTATCTTATCTCGATACAGTCGAAATTGAAAAGGCTTGCTCTATTCTGATGAAACTTTCTTACGTCGATTTCGTCAAGACAGGTACGGGATACGGTTCCAGAGCCACCACGATAGAAGATGTAAGGACTATAAAGAGAATTGTGGGAGATGGAAAAGGTATAAAGGTATCGGGAGGAGTAAAGTCTCTCTCTCAAGTTGAAGAATTCATGGCTGCAGGAGCGGATATTTTCGGTTCCAGCAGTGCGATAGAAATATACAGGGAATTTTCCGAAAAATACCCTGGAAGAGCCGATCTTGCATGAAGAGAACATGAATGGAGGCAAACATGAAGCTTTTTATAGATGATGGAAACGTACAGGCGATAAGCGAATTGTTCGATTTAGGTTTCTTTTCCGGGATAAGCACTAATCCAAGTATTTTGAAGAGAACGGGAAGAAAACCGCTCGAAGTCATAAAGGATATTTTGAATAGGTTCACGGGCTCTCTTTTTGTCCAGTGTGCCTCTAGAGGTCACGATGAAGTGCTCAGGGAGGGAAAGGAACTCTTCAGGCTTGATCCCGAAAGGATAATCCTCAAGATCCCCTTCTCGCGAACGGGCATAAGGGTCTTGAGAGAATTCAAGAAGATGAATATAAATACTTTGATTACCGGTGTTTTCTCCGTTCCTCAAGTGCTGATGTCTGCAGAAGCGGGTTCCGACTATGTGGCGCCATATGCAAACAGGATCGAAAACCTGGGAATTGATCTATCTGTTGTCGGGAGTATGCAGAAAGTCTTGTCCAATGGGAACTACGAGACAAAACTAATCGCTGCAAGTTTCAAGACTCTAACACAGATCTCCAAGATGGCCGAGCTACCTATTTACGGAATGTCGCTTCCTGTGGTTATGTACAACGAGTTTTTCTCACACAGCGGCACATTGAAGGCGATCGACAATTTCGAGGCAGATTGGGATTCAATCGAAGACCGTGAATGGGTTCCTATGAAATCATGAGTTCACTTCCTGTTTGAAAGCGAGGTTAATTCTTGAAGTACATAATGGCACATGACCTAGGTACAACTGGGGACAAGGCAACTTTATTCAGCCAAACCGGATCTCTTGTCACTTCCTCCTTCGCCGGTTATGAAACCTTCTACTCCGGTCCCGGAATGGTTGAGCAAGATCCAGAGGCATGGTGGACTGCCTTCTGCAAGACAACTTTCGAAATCATTCATAAGGCAGAAATCGACACAAAAGACATTTCTGCACTCAGTATTAGCGGACAGATGATGGCAGTAGTGCCCGTAGATAGCTCGGGTGACCTGCTTAGAAAGTCCATTATTTGGGCAGATTCAAGAAGCACCGAACAGGCAAGAGACCTACTATCTAAAATCCCGGAAATCGATCTTTACAAAATTACTGGTTCCAGACTTTCGCCCACATATCAGGGGTTGAAGATAGCCTGGCTAAAGAAGTACGAGCCCGATCTCTATGAAAGAACCTTCAAGTTTCTTCAGGCAAAGGATTACATAAACCTTCGCCTGACAGGAAAGTTTGCGACAGATTTTTCCGATGCAGTTATGACAGCTCTATTTGATATCTCGAGGCTAGCGTGGTCTGAAGAACTGATTTTCGCTCTCGGAATTGAAAGTTCAAAGCTTCCCGATGTATACGCCTCCATTACCGACTTGGGAGAAATAAAGAAAGAAGTGGCGGCGGACCTCGGCCTTCCAAACTCATGCAAAGTAATACTCGGAGCAGGAGATGGTTGCAGCGCAGCCGTCGGAGCAGGTGCCGTTGAAGTGGGCGACACCTACCTATACCTCGGATCCTCCGCCTGGATCTCCACAATAACCGAAGAGCCTTTACTTGAGAGGGAAATGCGTGTATTCTCCGGGGCGCATGCAGTAAAAGGCCTATACTTTCCGTCCGGCACAATGCAGGCTGCCGGAACCTCATACAGCTGGATTAAGGATATTTTGTACGGTGATTGGTCCATGAAAGAAAGCGATCGTGATATCTATACTTATCTCGACACCCAGCTCTGCCAATCTCACCGTCATAGTGAATCAATATTATATCTTCCGTATCTGCTTGGAGAGAGAAGTCCGATATGGAATTCCAATGCAAGAGGTACTTTCATAGGATTGTCTGCCTCCCACAAGAAGATAGAAATCGTACGAGCAGTAATCGAAGGAGTTTCGATGAATCTGAAATGGATTCTGGAAAGTCTGGAAGAGTCTCTGCCAATCGGTAAGATACGGGTCATCGGAGGAGTAATAAAAAGCAGAATTTGGAAGCGAATAATCTCAACGATTCTCGGAAAGACGATCTCCATTCCGCAAAACGTCGATGAAGCAACTTCGATCGGCGCAGCAATGATAGCCGGAGTTGGTGCCGGTCTTTTTGATTTCTCCGCGGTTCGCAATTTTGTCGTTGATGTCGAAGAAATCGAGCCGATCGGGGATGAGCAAGAAGATTACCTCAGACTTTACCGCCTCTTCAAAGAATCGTATCGTGCTCTAGAGAAGACATTTGAAGGGCTTAATGGAGTCAGAAGGGGTTAGGCAACGTAACAGGAGTTGTAACGAAACAGGGTGTCGCAGCCATACTGTGTAGAGAAACTCGCGACACCCTGTTTTTTGATCTTTGAAACCTTCTTCAAATTACCTTCATTATAGGGAAATGCCTTTCCTAAACGACCTGATCTTTTGAACATGGGCCGTTCATAACTTTTGTTTTTCGACAATTATCACCTTGAAATGGCTTCCTACGCATGTTCAAAAGTGTTGTCTCCTAGCTCAATTACAGATTCATTTTCCCTCATTTCTCCGTTCTGCTAACCTCGTTTTGAACATCACTGCCCCACTAATTCTCAACGATTAATGAAGACTATTCGTGTATCCAGCCATAATGGCTAATTACAACTTATACGATTTTGAACAACCTCAAAACTCTCTTCTAAACAGCCATCTCAAAGTTGTCTACATTCAATGTTCAAAGCTAAAAAGTTTTGAACATGACTCCAAACACTTAGCAGAAAAGAAGTCTGTGAGTTTTCGACGGGTTTTGAACATGCCTAATTATTATTATCTATAAAGATATATAGAACAAGAAAAAGACCAATAATACAACCCATCGAAACCTCCTACATTGAAAATTACTTACCGTAATCGATTACACAAATCTGAAAAATATAGCAAAATTTCAGGCAAATCAAAAAGCATCTACGACTGAGAATTCTTTATCTACAATTATTGACTCATGCTCAGCCCCATTAGAGAAATCAACCTTATTTAGATCTACAAGAAACAGAGAGGAGCAATCATAAGACCTGAAATACAACTTGAGGTTCTTATTGTCCTTTATGGTAACC is part of the Mesotoga infera genome and harbors:
- a CDS encoding sugar kinase — protein: MKYIMAHDLGTTGDKATLFSQTGSLVTSSFAGYETFYSGPGMVEQDPEAWWTAFCKTTFEIIHKAEIDTKDISALSISGQMMAVVPVDSSGDLLRKSIIWADSRSTEQARDLLSKIPEIDLYKITGSRLSPTYQGLKIAWLKKYEPDLYERTFKFLQAKDYINLRLTGKFATDFSDAVMTALFDISRLAWSEELIFALGIESSKLPDVYASITDLGEIKKEVAADLGLPNSCKVILGAGDGCSAAVGAGAVEVGDTYLYLGSSAWISTITEEPLLEREMRVFSGAHAVKGLYFPSGTMQAAGTSYSWIKDILYGDWSMKESDRDIYTYLDTQLCQSHRHSESILYLPYLLGERSPIWNSNARGTFIGLSASHKKIEIVRAVIEGVSMNLKWILESLEESLPIGKIRVIGGVIKSRIWKRIISTILGKTISIPQNVDEATSIGAAMIAGVGAGLFDFSAVRNFVVDVEEIEPIGDEQEDYLRLYRLFKESYRALEKTFEGLNGVRRG
- a CDS encoding transaldolase, encoding MEANMKLFIDDGNVQAISELFDLGFFSGISTNPSILKRTGRKPLEVIKDILNRFTGSLFVQCASRGHDEVLREGKELFRLDPERIILKIPFSRTGIRVLREFKKMNINTLITGVFSVPQVLMSAEAGSDYVAPYANRIENLGIDLSVVGSMQKVLSNGNYETKLIAASFKTLTQISKMAELPIYGMSLPVVMYNEFFSHSGTLKAIDNFEADWDSIEDREWVPMKS
- the deoC gene encoding deoxyribose-phosphate aldolase, which encodes MERIDRFSKRFDSTLLKATATIKESEIFIDDSVSCDFRAIVVPWYLMDRVVRKVKGTDISAACGSGFPFGFETTETKAYMIKESLRLGPEVRDVDITANISAMKSGDWDYFEREISYLSGLLKDVTCKVIIEVSYLDTVEIEKACSILMKLSYVDFVKTGTGYGSRATTIEDVRTIKRIVGDGKGIKVSGGVKSLSQVEEFMAAGADIFGSSSAIEIYREFSEKYPGRADLA